The following proteins are encoded in a genomic region of Takifugu flavidus isolate HTHZ2018 chromosome 3, ASM371156v2, whole genome shotgun sequence:
- the abi2b gene encoding abl interactor 2b isoform X16 has product MAELQMLLEEEIPAGRSALLDSFTNLERVAEYCESNYVQSPDKQRALEETKNYTTQSLASVAYLINTLANNVLQMLDIQASQLRRMESSINHISQTVDIHKEKVARREIGILTTNKNTSRTHKIIAPANPERPVRYIRKPIDYSMLDDMGHGVKASAQNMKTGGGGGLPRTNPPTQKPPSPPMSGKGTLGRNSPYRTLEPVRPPVVPNDYVSSPTRIMAHPQQSPARTASVNQRNRTYSGSSGGSHPSSSRSSSRENSGSGSVGVPIAVPTPAPPTAFPGAPQFYSMNRPVQQPQNQQVGGSLPYRRPSSVTSQPNTAHNQNQLNGGLHFTQNQVSEVPPPPPPADEPVFEEPTPPPPPPEDYEDDDEDESAVVEYSDPYAEEDPPWAPRNYLEKVVAIYDYARDKEDELSFQEGAIIYVIKKNDDGWYEGVMNGTTGLFPGNYVESIMHYAD; this is encoded by the exons TCTCCAGACAAGCAGAGGGCGTTGGAGGAGACCAAGAACTACACTACTCAGTCTCTGGCCAGCGTCGCCTACCTGATCAACACACTCGCCAACAATGTGTTGCAGATGCTCGACATCCAGGCGTCGCAGCTCCGCCGTATGGAGTCATCCATCAATCACATCTCACAG ACGGTGGACATCCATAAAGAGAAGGTGGCCCGACGTGAAATTGGTATCCTTACGactaataaaaacacatctcGCACGCACAAGATCATTGCCCCCGCCAATCCTGAGAGGCCCGTGCGCTACATCCGCAAGCCCATCGACTACAGCATGCTGGACGACATGGGCCACGGAGTCAAG GCCAGTGCTCAGAACAtgaagactggaggaggaggcggactCCCCCGCACCAACCCCCCGACACAGAAGCCCCCCAGCCCACCCATGTCAGGGAAAGGAACCCTTGG GCGCAACTCCCCCTATAGGACGCTTGAGCCAGTGCGTCCACCCGTTGTCCCTAACGACTACGTCTCAAGCCCGACGCGCATCATGGCGCACCCCCAGCAGAGCCCTGCACGCACTGCATCTGTTAATCAGAGGAATCGCACGTACAG tggcagcagcggaGGCAGCCATCCCAGCAGCAGTCGCAGCAGCAGCCGGGAGAACAGCGGCAGTGGAAGTGTGGGCGTGCCCATTGCTGTGCCTACTCCAGCGCCACCCACAGCCTTCCCAG GCGCTCCACAGTTCTACAGCATGAATCGACCCGTGCAGCAACcccagaaccagcaggtggGGGGCTCGCTGCCGTACCGCCGACCCTCCTCGGTCACCAGTCAGCCCAACACGGCTCACAACCAGAACCAGTTGAACGGTGGTCTACACTTCACCCAGAACCAAG TTTCAGAAGTGCCGCCACCGCCTCCCCCAGCTGACGAGCCGGTGTTTGAGGagccgactccacctcccccaccaccagaggactacgaagatgatgatgaagatgagtcaGCGGTGGTGGAATACAGTGACCCATACGCTGAGGAGGACCCTCCCTGGGCGCCACGGAACTACCTGGAGAAAG TGGTGGCCATCTACGATTACGCTCGAGACAAGGAGGACGAGCTGTCGTTCCAGGAGGGCGCCATCATCTACGTGATCAAGAAGAACGATGACGGATGGTACGAGGGCGTGATGAACGGGACCACCGGCCTATTCCCCGGCAACTACGTGGAGTCCATCATGCACTATGCCGACTGA
- the abi2b gene encoding abl interactor 2b isoform X11 translates to MAELQMLLEEEIPAGRSALLDSFTNLERVAEYCESNYVQSPDKQRALEETKNYTTQSLASVAYLINTLANNVLQMLDIQASQLRRMESSINHISQTVDIHKEKVARREIGILTTNKNTSRTHKIIAPANPERPVRYIRKPIDYSMLDDMGHGVKWLQRFKASAQNMKTGGGGGLPRTNPPTQKPPSPPMSGKGTLGRNSPYRTLEPVRPPVVPNDYVSSPTRIMAHPQQSPARTASVNQRNRTYSGSSGGSHPSSSRSSSRENSGSGSVGVPIAVPTPAPPTAFPGAPQFYSMNRPVQQPQNQQVGGSLPYRRPSSVTSQPNTAHNQNQLNGGLHFTQNQVGPLAPPPPSMQITPQLPLMGFVARVQETISEVPPPPPPADEPVFEEPTPPPPPPEDYEDDDEDESAVVEYSDPYAEEDPPWAPRNYLEKVVAIYDYARDKEDELSFQEGAIIYVIKKNDDGWYEGVMNGTTGLFPGNYVESIMHYAD, encoded by the exons TCTCCAGACAAGCAGAGGGCGTTGGAGGAGACCAAGAACTACACTACTCAGTCTCTGGCCAGCGTCGCCTACCTGATCAACACACTCGCCAACAATGTGTTGCAGATGCTCGACATCCAGGCGTCGCAGCTCCGCCGTATGGAGTCATCCATCAATCACATCTCACAG ACGGTGGACATCCATAAAGAGAAGGTGGCCCGACGTGAAATTGGTATCCTTACGactaataaaaacacatctcGCACGCACAAGATCATTGCCCCCGCCAATCCTGAGAGGCCCGTGCGCTACATCCGCAAGCCCATCGACTACAGCATGCTGGACGACATGGGCCACGGAGTCAAG TGGTTGCAAAGGTTTAAG GCCAGTGCTCAGAACAtgaagactggaggaggaggcggactCCCCCGCACCAACCCCCCGACACAGAAGCCCCCCAGCCCACCCATGTCAGGGAAAGGAACCCTTGG GCGCAACTCCCCCTATAGGACGCTTGAGCCAGTGCGTCCACCCGTTGTCCCTAACGACTACGTCTCAAGCCCGACGCGCATCATGGCGCACCCCCAGCAGAGCCCTGCACGCACTGCATCTGTTAATCAGAGGAATCGCACGTACAG tggcagcagcggaGGCAGCCATCCCAGCAGCAGTCGCAGCAGCAGCCGGGAGAACAGCGGCAGTGGAAGTGTGGGCGTGCCCATTGCTGTGCCTACTCCAGCGCCACCCACAGCCTTCCCAG GCGCTCCACAGTTCTACAGCATGAATCGACCCGTGCAGCAACcccagaaccagcaggtggGGGGCTCGCTGCCGTACCGCCGACCCTCCTCGGTCACCAGTCAGCCCAACACGGCTCACAACCAGAACCAGTTGAACGGTGGTCTACACTTCACCCAGAACCAAG TCGGCCCTCTtgcgccccctcctccctccatgcAGATCACCCCTCAGCTGCCTCTGATGGGCTTCGTGGCCCGAGTTCAGGAGACCA TTTCAGAAGTGCCGCCACCGCCTCCCCCAGCTGACGAGCCGGTGTTTGAGGagccgactccacctcccccaccaccagaggactacgaagatgatgatgaagatgagtcaGCGGTGGTGGAATACAGTGACCCATACGCTGAGGAGGACCCTCCCTGGGCGCCACGGAACTACCTGGAGAAAG TGGTGGCCATCTACGATTACGCTCGAGACAAGGAGGACGAGCTGTCGTTCCAGGAGGGCGCCATCATCTACGTGATCAAGAAGAACGATGACGGATGGTACGAGGGCGTGATGAACGGGACCACCGGCCTATTCCCCGGCAACTACGTGGAGTCCATCATGCACTATGCCGACTGA
- the abi2b gene encoding abl interactor 2b isoform X2: protein MAELQMLLEEEIPAGRSALLDSFTNLERVAEYCESNYVQSPDKQRALEETKNYTTQSLASVAYLINTLANNVLQMLDIQASQLRRMESSINHISQTVDIHKEKVARREIGILTTNKNTSRTHKIIAPANPERPVRYIRKPIDYSMLDDMGHGVKWLQRFKASAQNMKTGGGGGLPRTNPPTQKPPSPPMSGKGTLGRNSPYRTLEPVRPPVVPNDYVSSPTRIMAHPQQSPARTASVNQRNRTYSGSSGGSHPSSSRSSSRENSGSGSVGVPIAVPTPAPPTAFPVSAAANTAKPPQNSTTTPTLDGPPQAPNPPVEILPVPPPPPQLPNSAAPTGTGPAPYSNPAQGAPQFYSMNRPVQQPQNQQVGGSLPYRRPSSVTSQPNTAHNQNQLNGGLHFTQNQVGPLAPPPPSMQITPQLPLMGFVARVQETISEVPPPPPPADEPVFEEPTPPPPPPEDYEDDDEDESAVVEYSDPYAEEDPPWAPRNYLEKVVAIYDYARDKEDELSFQEGAIIYVIKKNDDGWYEGVMNGTTGLFPGNYVESIMHYAD, encoded by the exons TCTCCAGACAAGCAGAGGGCGTTGGAGGAGACCAAGAACTACACTACTCAGTCTCTGGCCAGCGTCGCCTACCTGATCAACACACTCGCCAACAATGTGTTGCAGATGCTCGACATCCAGGCGTCGCAGCTCCGCCGTATGGAGTCATCCATCAATCACATCTCACAG ACGGTGGACATCCATAAAGAGAAGGTGGCCCGACGTGAAATTGGTATCCTTACGactaataaaaacacatctcGCACGCACAAGATCATTGCCCCCGCCAATCCTGAGAGGCCCGTGCGCTACATCCGCAAGCCCATCGACTACAGCATGCTGGACGACATGGGCCACGGAGTCAAG TGGTTGCAAAGGTTTAAG GCCAGTGCTCAGAACAtgaagactggaggaggaggcggactCCCCCGCACCAACCCCCCGACACAGAAGCCCCCCAGCCCACCCATGTCAGGGAAAGGAACCCTTGG GCGCAACTCCCCCTATAGGACGCTTGAGCCAGTGCGTCCACCCGTTGTCCCTAACGACTACGTCTCAAGCCCGACGCGCATCATGGCGCACCCCCAGCAGAGCCCTGCACGCACTGCATCTGTTAATCAGAGGAATCGCACGTACAG tggcagcagcggaGGCAGCCATCCCAGCAGCAGTCGCAGCAGCAGCCGGGAGAACAGCGGCAGTGGAAGTGTGGGCGTGCCCATTGCTGTGCCTACTCCAGCGCCACCCACAGCCTTCCCAG TTTCAGCAGCCGCCAACACCGCTAAACCTCCCCAAAACTCCACCACTACACCTACTCTAGATGGCCCTCCACAGGCCCCCAACCCTCCTGTAGAGATCTTGCCTgtacccccaccccctccccagctCCCTAATTCTGCAGCCCCCACTGGCACAGGCCCCGCCCCTTACAGCAACCCTGCACAAG GCGCTCCACAGTTCTACAGCATGAATCGACCCGTGCAGCAACcccagaaccagcaggtggGGGGCTCGCTGCCGTACCGCCGACCCTCCTCGGTCACCAGTCAGCCCAACACGGCTCACAACCAGAACCAGTTGAACGGTGGTCTACACTTCACCCAGAACCAAG TCGGCCCTCTtgcgccccctcctccctccatgcAGATCACCCCTCAGCTGCCTCTGATGGGCTTCGTGGCCCGAGTTCAGGAGACCA TTTCAGAAGTGCCGCCACCGCCTCCCCCAGCTGACGAGCCGGTGTTTGAGGagccgactccacctcccccaccaccagaggactacgaagatgatgatgaagatgagtcaGCGGTGGTGGAATACAGTGACCCATACGCTGAGGAGGACCCTCCCTGGGCGCCACGGAACTACCTGGAGAAAG TGGTGGCCATCTACGATTACGCTCGAGACAAGGAGGACGAGCTGTCGTTCCAGGAGGGCGCCATCATCTACGTGATCAAGAAGAACGATGACGGATGGTACGAGGGCGTGATGAACGGGACCACCGGCCTATTCCCCGGCAACTACGTGGAGTCCATCATGCACTATGCCGACTGA
- the abi2b gene encoding abl interactor 2b isoform X7: MAELQMLLEEEIPAGRSALLDSFTNLERVAEYCESNYVQSPDKQRALEETKNYTTQSLASVAYLINTLANNVLQMLDIQASQLRRMESSINHISQTVDIHKEKVARREIGILTTNKNTSRTHKIIAPANPERPVRYIRKPIDYSMLDDMGHGVKWLQRFKASAQNMKTGGGGGLPRTNPPTQKPPSPPMSGKGTLGGSSGGSHPSSSRSSSRENSGSGSVGVPIAVPTPAPPTAFPVSAAANTAKPPQNSTTTPTLDGPPQAPNPPVEILPVPPPPPQLPNSAAPTGTGPAPYSNPAQGAPQFYSMNRPVQQPQNQQVGGSLPYRRPSSVTSQPNTAHNQNQLNGGLHFTQNQVGPLAPPPPSMQITPQLPLMGFVARVQETISEVPPPPPPADEPVFEEPTPPPPPPEDYEDDDEDESAVVEYSDPYAEEDPPWAPRNYLEKVVAIYDYARDKEDELSFQEGAIIYVIKKNDDGWYEGVMNGTTGLFPGNYVESIMHYAD, translated from the exons TCTCCAGACAAGCAGAGGGCGTTGGAGGAGACCAAGAACTACACTACTCAGTCTCTGGCCAGCGTCGCCTACCTGATCAACACACTCGCCAACAATGTGTTGCAGATGCTCGACATCCAGGCGTCGCAGCTCCGCCGTATGGAGTCATCCATCAATCACATCTCACAG ACGGTGGACATCCATAAAGAGAAGGTGGCCCGACGTGAAATTGGTATCCTTACGactaataaaaacacatctcGCACGCACAAGATCATTGCCCCCGCCAATCCTGAGAGGCCCGTGCGCTACATCCGCAAGCCCATCGACTACAGCATGCTGGACGACATGGGCCACGGAGTCAAG TGGTTGCAAAGGTTTAAG GCCAGTGCTCAGAACAtgaagactggaggaggaggcggactCCCCCGCACCAACCCCCCGACACAGAAGCCCCCCAGCCCACCCATGTCAGGGAAAGGAACCCTTGG tggcagcagcggaGGCAGCCATCCCAGCAGCAGTCGCAGCAGCAGCCGGGAGAACAGCGGCAGTGGAAGTGTGGGCGTGCCCATTGCTGTGCCTACTCCAGCGCCACCCACAGCCTTCCCAG TTTCAGCAGCCGCCAACACCGCTAAACCTCCCCAAAACTCCACCACTACACCTACTCTAGATGGCCCTCCACAGGCCCCCAACCCTCCTGTAGAGATCTTGCCTgtacccccaccccctccccagctCCCTAATTCTGCAGCCCCCACTGGCACAGGCCCCGCCCCTTACAGCAACCCTGCACAAG GCGCTCCACAGTTCTACAGCATGAATCGACCCGTGCAGCAACcccagaaccagcaggtggGGGGCTCGCTGCCGTACCGCCGACCCTCCTCGGTCACCAGTCAGCCCAACACGGCTCACAACCAGAACCAGTTGAACGGTGGTCTACACTTCACCCAGAACCAAG TCGGCCCTCTtgcgccccctcctccctccatgcAGATCACCCCTCAGCTGCCTCTGATGGGCTTCGTGGCCCGAGTTCAGGAGACCA TTTCAGAAGTGCCGCCACCGCCTCCCCCAGCTGACGAGCCGGTGTTTGAGGagccgactccacctcccccaccaccagaggactacgaagatgatgatgaagatgagtcaGCGGTGGTGGAATACAGTGACCCATACGCTGAGGAGGACCCTCCCTGGGCGCCACGGAACTACCTGGAGAAAG TGGTGGCCATCTACGATTACGCTCGAGACAAGGAGGACGAGCTGTCGTTCCAGGAGGGCGCCATCATCTACGTGATCAAGAAGAACGATGACGGATGGTACGAGGGCGTGATGAACGGGACCACCGGCCTATTCCCCGGCAACTACGTGGAGTCCATCATGCACTATGCCGACTGA
- the abi2b gene encoding abl interactor 2b isoform X13, producing the protein MAELQMLLEEEIPAGRSALLDSFTNLERVAEYCESNYVQSPDKQRALEETKNYTTQSLASVAYLINTLANNVLQMLDIQASQLRRMESSINHISQTVDIHKEKVARREIGILTTNKNTSRTHKIIAPANPERPVRYIRKPIDYSMLDDMGHGVKASAQNMKTGGGGGLPRTNPPTQKPPSPPMSGKGTLGRNSPYRTLEPVRPPVVPNDYVSSPTRIMAHPQQSPARTASVNQRNRTYSGSSGGSHPSSSRSSSRENSGSGSVGVPIAVPTPAPPTAFPGAPQFYSMNRPVQQPQNQQVGGSLPYRRPSSVTSQPNTAHNQNQLNGGLHFTQNQVGPLAPPPPSMQITPQLPLMGFVARVQETISEVPPPPPPADEPVFEEPTPPPPPPEDYEDDDEDESAVVEYSDPYAEEDPPWAPRNYLEKVVAIYDYARDKEDELSFQEGAIIYVIKKNDDGWYEGVMNGTTGLFPGNYVESIMHYAD; encoded by the exons TCTCCAGACAAGCAGAGGGCGTTGGAGGAGACCAAGAACTACACTACTCAGTCTCTGGCCAGCGTCGCCTACCTGATCAACACACTCGCCAACAATGTGTTGCAGATGCTCGACATCCAGGCGTCGCAGCTCCGCCGTATGGAGTCATCCATCAATCACATCTCACAG ACGGTGGACATCCATAAAGAGAAGGTGGCCCGACGTGAAATTGGTATCCTTACGactaataaaaacacatctcGCACGCACAAGATCATTGCCCCCGCCAATCCTGAGAGGCCCGTGCGCTACATCCGCAAGCCCATCGACTACAGCATGCTGGACGACATGGGCCACGGAGTCAAG GCCAGTGCTCAGAACAtgaagactggaggaggaggcggactCCCCCGCACCAACCCCCCGACACAGAAGCCCCCCAGCCCACCCATGTCAGGGAAAGGAACCCTTGG GCGCAACTCCCCCTATAGGACGCTTGAGCCAGTGCGTCCACCCGTTGTCCCTAACGACTACGTCTCAAGCCCGACGCGCATCATGGCGCACCCCCAGCAGAGCCCTGCACGCACTGCATCTGTTAATCAGAGGAATCGCACGTACAG tggcagcagcggaGGCAGCCATCCCAGCAGCAGTCGCAGCAGCAGCCGGGAGAACAGCGGCAGTGGAAGTGTGGGCGTGCCCATTGCTGTGCCTACTCCAGCGCCACCCACAGCCTTCCCAG GCGCTCCACAGTTCTACAGCATGAATCGACCCGTGCAGCAACcccagaaccagcaggtggGGGGCTCGCTGCCGTACCGCCGACCCTCCTCGGTCACCAGTCAGCCCAACACGGCTCACAACCAGAACCAGTTGAACGGTGGTCTACACTTCACCCAGAACCAAG TCGGCCCTCTtgcgccccctcctccctccatgcAGATCACCCCTCAGCTGCCTCTGATGGGCTTCGTGGCCCGAGTTCAGGAGACCA TTTCAGAAGTGCCGCCACCGCCTCCCCCAGCTGACGAGCCGGTGTTTGAGGagccgactccacctcccccaccaccagaggactacgaagatgatgatgaagatgagtcaGCGGTGGTGGAATACAGTGACCCATACGCTGAGGAGGACCCTCCCTGGGCGCCACGGAACTACCTGGAGAAAG TGGTGGCCATCTACGATTACGCTCGAGACAAGGAGGACGAGCTGTCGTTCCAGGAGGGCGCCATCATCTACGTGATCAAGAAGAACGATGACGGATGGTACGAGGGCGTGATGAACGGGACCACCGGCCTATTCCCCGGCAACTACGTGGAGTCCATCATGCACTATGCCGACTGA
- the abi2b gene encoding abl interactor 2b isoform X9, protein MAELQMLLEEEIPAGRSALLDSFTNLERVAEYCESNYVQSPDKQRALEETKNYTTQSLASVAYLINTLANNVLQMLDIQASQLRRMESSINHISQTVDIHKEKVARREIGILTTNKNTSRTHKIIAPANPERPVRYIRKPIDYSMLDDMGHGVKASAQNMKTGGGGGLPRTNPPTQKPPSPPMSGKGTLGGSSGGSHPSSSRSSSRENSGSGSVGVPIAVPTPAPPTAFPVSAAANTAKPPQNSTTTPTLDGPPQAPNPPVEILPVPPPPPQLPNSAAPTGTGPAPYSNPAQGAPQFYSMNRPVQQPQNQQVGGSLPYRRPSSVTSQPNTAHNQNQLNGGLHFTQNQVGPLAPPPPSMQITPQLPLMGFVARVQETISEVPPPPPPADEPVFEEPTPPPPPPEDYEDDDEDESAVVEYSDPYAEEDPPWAPRNYLEKVVAIYDYARDKEDELSFQEGAIIYVIKKNDDGWYEGVMNGTTGLFPGNYVESIMHYAD, encoded by the exons TCTCCAGACAAGCAGAGGGCGTTGGAGGAGACCAAGAACTACACTACTCAGTCTCTGGCCAGCGTCGCCTACCTGATCAACACACTCGCCAACAATGTGTTGCAGATGCTCGACATCCAGGCGTCGCAGCTCCGCCGTATGGAGTCATCCATCAATCACATCTCACAG ACGGTGGACATCCATAAAGAGAAGGTGGCCCGACGTGAAATTGGTATCCTTACGactaataaaaacacatctcGCACGCACAAGATCATTGCCCCCGCCAATCCTGAGAGGCCCGTGCGCTACATCCGCAAGCCCATCGACTACAGCATGCTGGACGACATGGGCCACGGAGTCAAG GCCAGTGCTCAGAACAtgaagactggaggaggaggcggactCCCCCGCACCAACCCCCCGACACAGAAGCCCCCCAGCCCACCCATGTCAGGGAAAGGAACCCTTGG tggcagcagcggaGGCAGCCATCCCAGCAGCAGTCGCAGCAGCAGCCGGGAGAACAGCGGCAGTGGAAGTGTGGGCGTGCCCATTGCTGTGCCTACTCCAGCGCCACCCACAGCCTTCCCAG TTTCAGCAGCCGCCAACACCGCTAAACCTCCCCAAAACTCCACCACTACACCTACTCTAGATGGCCCTCCACAGGCCCCCAACCCTCCTGTAGAGATCTTGCCTgtacccccaccccctccccagctCCCTAATTCTGCAGCCCCCACTGGCACAGGCCCCGCCCCTTACAGCAACCCTGCACAAG GCGCTCCACAGTTCTACAGCATGAATCGACCCGTGCAGCAACcccagaaccagcaggtggGGGGCTCGCTGCCGTACCGCCGACCCTCCTCGGTCACCAGTCAGCCCAACACGGCTCACAACCAGAACCAGTTGAACGGTGGTCTACACTTCACCCAGAACCAAG TCGGCCCTCTtgcgccccctcctccctccatgcAGATCACCCCTCAGCTGCCTCTGATGGGCTTCGTGGCCCGAGTTCAGGAGACCA TTTCAGAAGTGCCGCCACCGCCTCCCCCAGCTGACGAGCCGGTGTTTGAGGagccgactccacctcccccaccaccagaggactacgaagatgatgatgaagatgagtcaGCGGTGGTGGAATACAGTGACCCATACGCTGAGGAGGACCCTCCCTGGGCGCCACGGAACTACCTGGAGAAAG TGGTGGCCATCTACGATTACGCTCGAGACAAGGAGGACGAGCTGTCGTTCCAGGAGGGCGCCATCATCTACGTGATCAAGAAGAACGATGACGGATGGTACGAGGGCGTGATGAACGGGACCACCGGCCTATTCCCCGGCAACTACGTGGAGTCCATCATGCACTATGCCGACTGA
- the abi2b gene encoding abl interactor 2b isoform X17, giving the protein MLDIQASQLRRMESSINHISQTVDIHKEKVARREIGILTTNKNTSRTHKIIAPANPERPVRYIRKPIDYSMLDDMGHGVKWLQRFKASAQNMKTGGGGGLPRTNPPTQKPPSPPMSGKGTLGRNSPYRTLEPVRPPVVPNDYVSSPTRIMAHPQQSPARTASVNQRNRTYSSGSSGGSHPSSSRSSSRENSGSGSVGVPIAVPTPAPPTAFPVSAAANTAKPPQNSTTTPTLDGPPQAPNPPVEILPVPPPPPQLPNSAAPTGTGPAPYSNPAQGAPQFYSMNRPVQQPQNQQVGGSLPYRRPSSVTSQPNTAHNQNQLNGGLHFTQNQVGPLAPPPPSMQITPQLPLMGFVARVQETISEVPPPPPPADEPVFEEPTPPPPPPEDYEDDDEDESAVVEYSDPYAEEDPPWAPRNYLEKVVAIYDYARDKEDELSFQEGAIIYVIKKNDDGWYEGVMNGTTGLFPGNYVESIMHYAD; this is encoded by the exons ATGCTCGACATCCAGGCGTCGCAGCTCCGCCGTATGGAGTCATCCATCAATCACATCTCACAG ACGGTGGACATCCATAAAGAGAAGGTGGCCCGACGTGAAATTGGTATCCTTACGactaataaaaacacatctcGCACGCACAAGATCATTGCCCCCGCCAATCCTGAGAGGCCCGTGCGCTACATCCGCAAGCCCATCGACTACAGCATGCTGGACGACATGGGCCACGGAGTCAAG TGGTTGCAAAGGTTTAAG GCCAGTGCTCAGAACAtgaagactggaggaggaggcggactCCCCCGCACCAACCCCCCGACACAGAAGCCCCCCAGCCCACCCATGTCAGGGAAAGGAACCCTTGG GCGCAACTCCCCCTATAGGACGCTTGAGCCAGTGCGTCCACCCGTTGTCCCTAACGACTACGTCTCAAGCCCGACGCGCATCATGGCGCACCCCCAGCAGAGCCCTGCACGCACTGCATCTGTTAATCAGAGGAATCGCACGTACAG cagtggcagcagcggaGGCAGCCATCCCAGCAGCAGTCGCAGCAGCAGCCGGGAGAACAGCGGCAGTGGAAGTGTGGGCGTGCCCATTGCTGTGCCTACTCCAGCGCCACCCACAGCCTTCCCAG TTTCAGCAGCCGCCAACACCGCTAAACCTCCCCAAAACTCCACCACTACACCTACTCTAGATGGCCCTCCACAGGCCCCCAACCCTCCTGTAGAGATCTTGCCTgtacccccaccccctccccagctCCCTAATTCTGCAGCCCCCACTGGCACAGGCCCCGCCCCTTACAGCAACCCTGCACAAG GCGCTCCACAGTTCTACAGCATGAATCGACCCGTGCAGCAACcccagaaccagcaggtggGGGGCTCGCTGCCGTACCGCCGACCCTCCTCGGTCACCAGTCAGCCCAACACGGCTCACAACCAGAACCAGTTGAACGGTGGTCTACACTTCACCCAGAACCAAG TCGGCCCTCTtgcgccccctcctccctccatgcAGATCACCCCTCAGCTGCCTCTGATGGGCTTCGTGGCCCGAGTTCAGGAGACCA TTTCAGAAGTGCCGCCACCGCCTCCCCCAGCTGACGAGCCGGTGTTTGAGGagccgactccacctcccccaccaccagaggactacgaagatgatgatgaagatgagtcaGCGGTGGTGGAATACAGTGACCCATACGCTGAGGAGGACCCTCCCTGGGCGCCACGGAACTACCTGGAGAAAG TGGTGGCCATCTACGATTACGCTCGAGACAAGGAGGACGAGCTGTCGTTCCAGGAGGGCGCCATCATCTACGTGATCAAGAAGAACGATGACGGATGGTACGAGGGCGTGATGAACGGGACCACCGGCCTATTCCCCGGCAACTACGTGGAGTCCATCATGCACTATGCCGACTGA